The following are from one region of the Thiocapsa rosea genome:
- a CDS encoding TusE/DsrC/DsvC family sulfur relay protein, whose protein sequence is MSAMQIAGRQLEVNKQGHLAYFDDWEPSVATALAEEEGLSLTECHWAVINFLRDYYATHEMPPSPKVVIKTIGAHVSPHTPCTRKHLEGLFPNGGCKQACRLAGLPRYYCHSC, encoded by the coding sequence ATGTCAGCCATGCAGATCGCCGGACGGCAGCTCGAGGTCAACAAGCAAGGCCATTTGGCCTATTTCGACGATTGGGAGCCGTCGGTCGCGACGGCCTTGGCGGAAGAGGAGGGTCTGAGCCTGACCGAATGTCACTGGGCGGTGATCAATTTCCTTCGCGACTATTACGCAACCCACGAGATGCCGCCGTCCCCGAAGGTCGTCATCAAGACCATCGGCGCGCATGTTTCACCACATACGCCCTGCACGCGTAAGCACCTGGAAGGGCTCTTTCCGAACGGGGGCTGCAAGCAGGCCTGTCGTCTTGCCGGATTGCCGCGGTATTACTGCCATTCCTGCTAA
- a CDS encoding DegQ family serine endoprotease — protein sequence MRISSSIRLCWILLALASGSARAALPLQVAGQPLPSLAPMLEQAVPAVVNISTVTRIEAAEHPLMRDPFFRRFFEMPPEHRKREGNSLGSGIIVDAERGLVLTNQHVIAKASEIRVTLHDGRTLVAELVGADPETDIAVLRIPAEDLAALPVVDSDALKVGDFVVAIGNPFGLSQTVTSGIVSGLGRSGLGIEGYESFIQTDASINPGNSGGPLVNLRGELVGVNTAILAPGGGNIGIGFAIPANMARTVMEQLVEHGAMRRGLFGVAIQDLTPELAAALGIARRDGAVVNAVEPDSAAAAAGLQEGDVILAINGAAVKGADDLRTRFGLLPVGARVELDVSRGGKTRRLEGRIADPYQSFVEGRRVAPGLAGAMIGELDRRSGVPALPVGTVEPGSPAWNAGLREGDRLLQVNGQRVASLRDVAQVLHQTGDILSLRIQRGDDLLVLARR from the coding sequence ATGCGCATCTCCTCCTCGATCCGCTTGTGCTGGATCCTGCTCGCCTTGGCGAGCGGCAGTGCCCGCGCGGCCTTGCCTCTGCAGGTCGCGGGTCAGCCCTTGCCGAGCCTCGCCCCCATGCTCGAGCAGGCCGTGCCGGCCGTCGTCAACATCTCCACCGTCACGCGCATCGAAGCGGCCGAGCATCCACTCATGCGCGACCCCTTCTTTCGTCGCTTCTTCGAGATGCCGCCCGAGCATCGAAAGCGCGAGGGCAACAGCCTGGGCTCGGGGATCATCGTCGATGCCGAGCGTGGTCTGGTCCTGACCAATCAGCACGTCATCGCCAAGGCAAGCGAGATCCGGGTCACCCTGCACGACGGGCGCACCCTGGTCGCCGAGCTGGTCGGGGCAGACCCCGAGACCGACATCGCGGTCCTGCGCATCCCCGCCGAAGACCTAGCCGCCCTGCCGGTGGTGGACTCGGATGCGCTCAAGGTCGGCGACTTCGTGGTCGCGATCGGCAACCCCTTCGGCCTGAGCCAGACCGTGACCTCCGGCATCGTCAGCGGGCTGGGTCGCTCGGGACTCGGGATCGAGGGCTACGAGAGCTTCATACAGACCGACGCATCCATTAATCCGGGCAACTCGGGCGGTCCGCTGGTGAACCTGCGTGGCGAGCTGGTCGGCGTCAATACGGCGATTCTCGCACCGGGCGGCGGGAACATCGGGATCGGTTTCGCCATCCCGGCGAATATGGCGCGGACGGTCATGGAGCAGCTCGTCGAGCACGGAGCCATGCGACGCGGCCTCTTCGGCGTCGCCATCCAGGATCTGACGCCCGAGCTGGCCGCTGCACTCGGTATCGCGCGGCGCGACGGGGCCGTGGTCAACGCGGTTGAGCCCGACTCGGCCGCAGCGGCAGCCGGCCTTCAGGAAGGCGATGTGATTCTCGCGATCAACGGCGCCGCCGTGAAAGGGGCCGACGATCTGCGCACCCGATTCGGTTTGCTGCCGGTCGGCGCACGCGTCGAGCTCGATGTCTCGCGCGGAGGCAAGACGCGGCGGCTCGAAGGACGCATCGCCGATCCCTATCAATCCTTCGTCGAGGGTCGTCGCGTCGCGCCCGGTCTGGCGGGTGCCATGATCGGCGAACTCGATCGTCGCAGCGGCGTTCCGGCCCTTCCCGTCGGGACCGTCGAGCCCGGCAGCCCTGCTTGGAACGCCGGTCTTCGCGAGGGTGATCGCCTGCTCCAGGTCAACGGCCAACGGGTCGCGAGCCTGCGCGACGTCGCACAGGTGCTGCACCAAACCGGAGACATCCTGAGCCTGCGCATCCAACGCGGCGATGATCTGCTCGTCCTGGCGCGCCGTTGA
- a CDS encoding Hsp20 family protein produces the protein MTNIDFSPLFRSMIGFDRMSSALETAYRSEPGGYPPYNIEVSGENDYRITMAVAGFTDKDLTMEVKENILTVSGSRADDEEKGQARYLYRGIANRNFERKFQLADYVRVLDARLENGLLHVDLRREIPEAMKPRKIEIRGETGRYLEGETQRTQAAA, from the coding sequence ATGACAAACATCGACTTTTCGCCACTCTTCCGCTCCATGATCGGCTTCGATCGGATGTCGTCCGCATTGGAGACGGCCTACCGCTCCGAGCCCGGCGGCTACCCTCCTTATAATATCGAGGTCAGCGGCGAGAACGACTACCGCATCACCATGGCGGTGGCCGGCTTCACGGATAAAGATCTCACCATGGAGGTCAAGGAAAACATCCTGACCGTCTCGGGATCCCGTGCGGACGACGAGGAGAAGGGTCAGGCCAGATATCTCTATCGCGGGATCGCCAACCGCAACTTCGAGCGCAAATTCCAGCTTGCCGACTATGTCCGGGTGCTGGATGCGCGGCTCGAAAACGGGCTCCTGCATGTCGACCTGCGTCGCGAGATCCCGGAGGCGATGAAGCCCCGCAAGATCGAGATTCGCGGCGAAACGGGCCGATATCTCGAGGGCGAGACCCAAAGGACCCAGGCCGCTGCCTGA
- a CDS encoding YchJ family protein, which translates to MSLLDRCPCGATVDYAACCGRYLDSGLFADTAEVLMRSRYVAYVRGRTDYLLCTWHPSTRPRTLELEAEPVRWIGLQVRRVEAGGIGDRDGIVEFVARYKIGGRAHRLHETSRFVHEDGRWFYVNAEA; encoded by the coding sequence ATGAGCCTTCTGGATCGGTGTCCGTGCGGCGCCACTGTCGACTATGCGGCCTGTTGCGGTCGCTATCTGGACAGTGGGCTGTTTGCCGACACCGCCGAGGTGCTGATGCGCTCGCGCTATGTCGCCTATGTCCGGGGGCGGACGGATTATCTGTTGTGCACCTGGCATCCCTCCACGCGGCCTCGGACGCTTGAGCTCGAGGCCGAGCCGGTGCGCTGGATCGGTCTGCAGGTGCGTCGGGTCGAGGCGGGCGGCATCGGTGACCGGGACGGGATCGTCGAGTTCGTCGCACGCTACAAGATCGGCGGGCGGGCACATCGGCTCCATGAAACCAGCCGGTTCGTGCATGAGGACGGTCGGTGGTTCTATGTGAATGCGGAGGCGTGA
- a CDS encoding NADH-ubiquinone oxidoreductase-F iron-sulfur binding region domain-containing protein, with the protein MNASTAVTVEGFVTESLATHGRDPRHLLQHLIRVQQRFSYVPDAAVEALSAALDVTRTQVRAAIAFYAFLHNRPRGAFEIRFSDNITDRMLGSRRLIRLLVERLGLTGLPAWGHDLIRDDGRVSIGLASCTGMCDQGPALLVNGYAVTHLDAQRVDRIADLVQEGILLERWPGEFFRVGNNIRRRGLLLGNPATDSAALHRLVDEGADVALAEVERSGLRGRGGAGFTTALKWRFCREAPGTERYVVCNADEGEPGTFKDRVLLTDYADLVIEGMTVCAGVIGARRGFLYLRGEYRYLLPHLESVLQRRRAEGLLGMSILGADGFDFDIEIHLGAGAYICGEESALIESLEGKRGVTRKRPPFPVTSGFDDQPTVVNNVETFLAAARVVRWGGYWFRGEGTDQSAGSKILSVSGDCARPGIYEYPFGTPVHRVLSDCGAENTQAVQISGAAGATLSPADFDRIIAFEDLPTAGSFMVFDDSRDLLDMVRNFAAFFAHESCGFCTPCRVGGALLRNLIEKVAAGQGSEYDLSEMRRIGAVMRQASYCGLGHTAPNHVLNTLDKFPQIYRRRLARASHTPSFDLDAALSEARALTGRDDVGAHIRVQMPDGSEVSA; encoded by the coding sequence ATGAACGCGTCCACAGCCGTCACGGTCGAGGGGTTCGTGACGGAGTCGCTTGCAACCCATGGCCGAGATCCGCGGCACCTGCTTCAGCATCTGATCCGCGTCCAGCAGCGTTTCTCCTATGTTCCCGACGCGGCGGTGGAAGCCTTGTCCGCCGCACTGGATGTCACCCGCACTCAGGTACGCGCAGCCATCGCTTTCTACGCCTTCCTGCATAACCGCCCGCGCGGCGCCTTCGAGATCCGGTTCAGCGACAACATCACCGACCGAATGCTGGGCAGCCGGCGTCTGATCCGTCTGTTGGTCGAGCGTCTGGGGTTGACGGGGCTACCGGCGTGGGGTCATGACCTGATCCGAGACGACGGACGCGTGAGCATCGGGCTCGCCTCCTGCACCGGGATGTGCGACCAAGGCCCCGCACTCCTGGTCAACGGCTATGCCGTGACCCACCTGGATGCGCAACGGGTCGATCGGATCGCCGATCTGGTGCAGGAGGGTATCCTGCTCGAACGGTGGCCCGGCGAGTTCTTCCGGGTCGGGAACAACATCCGTCGGCGAGGACTTCTCCTCGGCAACCCGGCGACCGACAGCGCTGCACTGCATCGGCTTGTCGACGAGGGAGCGGACGTCGCGCTTGCTGAGGTCGAGCGTTCGGGACTGCGCGGGCGCGGCGGCGCAGGCTTTACCACTGCACTCAAATGGCGCTTCTGTCGCGAGGCTCCGGGGACCGAGCGCTATGTCGTCTGCAACGCGGACGAGGGCGAGCCCGGGACCTTCAAGGATCGCGTCCTGCTGACTGACTATGCCGATTTGGTCATCGAGGGCATGACGGTCTGCGCCGGGGTCATCGGTGCCCGTCGGGGTTTCCTCTATCTGCGCGGCGAGTATCGCTACCTCTTGCCGCATCTCGAGTCGGTGCTGCAGCGCCGCCGTGCCGAAGGGTTGCTGGGCATGAGCATCCTGGGTGCCGACGGCTTCGACTTCGACATCGAGATCCACCTGGGTGCCGGCGCCTACATCTGTGGGGAGGAGTCTGCGCTGATCGAGTCACTTGAAGGCAAGCGCGGTGTCACGCGCAAGCGCCCGCCTTTCCCGGTGACCAGCGGCTTCGACGATCAGCCGACGGTGGTCAACAATGTCGAGACCTTCCTTGCCGCCGCACGGGTGGTCCGATGGGGCGGCTACTGGTTTCGCGGCGAGGGCACGGATCAGTCCGCCGGCAGCAAGATCCTTTCGGTCAGCGGAGACTGCGCACGGCCCGGCATCTATGAGTATCCGTTCGGCACGCCGGTCCATCGGGTTCTCTCCGACTGCGGGGCGGAGAATACCCAAGCGGTCCAGATCTCGGGTGCCGCGGGCGCGACCCTCTCGCCGGCGGACTTCGATCGCATCATCGCCTTCGAGGATCTCCCGACCGCAGGGTCCTTCATGGTCTTCGACGACAGCCGCGACCTGCTCGACATGGTCCGCAATTTCGCCGCCTTCTTTGCGCACGAGAGCTGCGGCTTCTGCACACCCTGTCGGGTCGGCGGGGCGCTCCTGCGCAACCTGATCGAGAAGGTCGCCGCCGGTCAGGGCTCGGAATACGACCTGAGCGAGATGCGCCGTATCGGCGCGGTGATGCGACAGGCGAGCTATTGTGGGTTGGGTCATACGGCACCCAACCATGTGCTCAACACGCTGGATAAATTCCCGCAGATCTATCGTCGGCGCTTGGCGCGCGCGTCTCACACCCCGTCCTTCGACCTGGACGCGGCCCTTTCGGAAGCACGCGCACTGACGGGGAGAGACGACGTCGGAGCCCATATCCGGGTCCAGATGCCAGATGGATCGGAGGTGTCGGCATGA
- a CDS encoding 2Fe-2S iron-sulfur cluster-binding protein, whose protein sequence is MSKTFTLDGREIPFETGQTIMDAALAAAVYIPHLCHNPEFAPHGSCRVCVVDIGGRQVSACTAAASEGLVVDSSSEAIQATRRAILQMLFVEGNHVCPACEKSGACQLQAVAYYTGMLAPHFTHFFPRRPVDASHPDVIIDFNRCILCELCVRASRDHDGKRVFAISGRGLESHLVIDSPSGLLGDSSFAAGDKAAHVCPTGAILPKGRGYETPIGERLYDREPISIVGDVRAHEEEVV, encoded by the coding sequence ATGAGCAAGACCTTCACGCTCGACGGTCGCGAGATCCCCTTCGAGACCGGTCAGACCATCATGGATGCGGCACTCGCCGCCGCTGTCTATATCCCGCACCTATGCCACAACCCGGAGTTCGCACCGCACGGCAGTTGCCGTGTCTGCGTGGTCGATATCGGCGGGCGTCAGGTCTCGGCCTGCACCGCCGCGGCGAGCGAGGGTCTGGTGGTCGACAGCAGCTCGGAGGCCATCCAGGCGACGCGCCGGGCCATCCTGCAGATGCTTTTCGTGGAAGGCAATCACGTCTGCCCCGCCTGCGAGAAGAGCGGGGCCTGTCAGCTCCAGGCGGTGGCCTACTACACCGGGATGTTGGCACCGCACTTCACCCACTTCTTCCCGCGCCGGCCGGTCGATGCCTCGCACCCGGATGTCATCATCGACTTCAACCGCTGCATCCTCTGCGAGCTGTGCGTGCGTGCCAGCCGCGACCACGACGGCAAGCGGGTCTTCGCCATCAGCGGGCGGGGTCTGGAGAGCCATTTGGTGATCGACTCCCCCAGCGGTCTGCTGGGCGATTCCAGCTTTGCCGCGGGCGACAAGGCCGCCCATGTGTGTCCGACCGGCGCCATCCTGCCGAAGGGCCGCGGCTACGAGACCCCGATCGGCGAGCGTCTCTACGACCGCGAGCCCATCAGCATCGTCGGCGACGTGCGTGCACACGAGGAGGAGGTGGTCTGA
- a CDS encoding NADP oxidoreductase, with the protein MAEKPRVATASLCGCFGCHMSLLDIDERILQLVDLVTFDRTPLTDIKTLGDCDLGLIEGGVANAENVEVLREFRRRCKTLVAVGACALNGGIPAMRNQFSLAECLHESYCGGIGVHNPGIPNDPEIPLLLNQVHPIHEVVAIDYFLPGCPPSADAIWTFLTAFLEGRPIAFPYTEIRFD; encoded by the coding sequence ATGGCCGAGAAGCCCCGTGTCGCAACCGCGTCGCTCTGCGGCTGCTTTGGCTGCCATATGTCCCTTTTGGACATCGACGAGCGCATCCTGCAGCTGGTCGATCTGGTGACCTTCGATCGCACCCCCTTGACCGACATCAAGACACTCGGCGATTGCGACCTGGGTCTGATCGAGGGCGGGGTCGCCAATGCGGAGAATGTCGAGGTGCTGCGCGAGTTTCGGCGTCGCTGCAAGACCCTGGTCGCCGTCGGCGCCTGCGCGCTCAACGGCGGGATTCCGGCGATGCGCAACCAGTTCAGTCTCGCCGAGTGCCTGCACGAGTCCTACTGCGGCGGTATCGGGGTGCACAACCCGGGCATCCCGAACGACCCCGAGATCCCGTTGCTCCTCAACCAGGTGCATCCGATCCACGAGGTGGTTGCGATCGACTATTTTTTGCCCGGATGTCCGCCCTCGGCCGATGCGATCTGGACCTTTTTGACCGCGTTTTTGGAGGGGAGGCCGATCGCGTTTCCCTATACGGAGATTCGTTTTGATTAG
- a CDS encoding Ni/Fe hydrogenase subunit alpha: MTTNLETARHPETLKRVCIEPLTRVEGHGKVTLLLDEDNHVKQARLHIVEFRGFEKFIQGRPYWELPVLVQRLCGICPVSHHLAAAKACDRLIGVDRLTPTAEKVRRLMHLGQVLQSHALHFFHLSSPDLLFGIDDAVAHRNIVGVIQDHPEIAMQGVLLRKFGQEVIRVTSGKRVHGTGALPGGVNKNVSLEERDLLLADIDRILAWAEQGVQLIKRIILTRPEFHYRFAIVDANTLSLVAPDGGFELYDGGLRAHDPQGETIFDHADDQGYAELIHEEIKPWSYMKFPFIVALGPEQGWYRVGPLARVNNCARFQTPLAEQERQDFAAAGEGRPLQAALATHWARMIELLHCAEAIRELLADPDLQGTELRRDGTLHTTGIGVLEAPRGTLFHHYEIDSDGLVTRANLIVSTTNNNQAMNESIRRVAADDLKGHELTEPLLNRIEVAIRAYDPCLSCATHALGKMPLALELLDAEGQRVQRLVRSADGSIAR, from the coding sequence ATGACCACGAATCTGGAAACCGCCCGGCACCCCGAGACCCTCAAGCGGGTCTGCATCGAGCCGCTGACCCGCGTCGAGGGGCACGGAAAGGTGACTCTGTTGCTCGACGAGGACAACCACGTCAAGCAGGCGCGGCTGCATATCGTCGAGTTTCGGGGCTTCGAGAAATTCATCCAGGGGCGGCCCTATTGGGAGCTGCCGGTGTTGGTCCAGCGTCTCTGCGGGATCTGCCCGGTCAGCCACCATTTGGCCGCGGCCAAGGCGTGCGATCGTCTCATCGGTGTGGATCGGCTCACACCGACGGCCGAGAAGGTGCGCCGGTTGATGCATCTGGGGCAGGTGCTCCAGTCGCACGCGCTGCATTTCTTCCATCTCTCCTCGCCCGATCTGCTGTTCGGCATCGACGACGCCGTGGCCCACCGCAACATCGTCGGCGTCATCCAGGATCATCCCGAGATCGCGATGCAGGGCGTGCTGCTGCGCAAGTTCGGACAGGAGGTCATTCGCGTGACCTCGGGCAAGCGGGTCCACGGCACGGGCGCGCTGCCTGGCGGGGTCAACAAGAATGTGAGCCTTGAGGAGCGGGACCTCCTCCTGGCCGACATCGACCGAATCCTCGCCTGGGCCGAGCAAGGGGTCCAGCTCATCAAGCGCATCATCCTGACGCGCCCCGAGTTTCACTATCGCTTTGCCATCGTCGATGCCAACACACTCAGCCTGGTCGCGCCCGACGGCGGCTTCGAACTTTACGACGGTGGGCTGCGCGCACACGACCCGCAGGGCGAGACGATCTTCGATCATGCGGACGATCAGGGTTACGCGGAGCTGATCCACGAGGAGATCAAGCCCTGGAGCTACATGAAGTTCCCCTTCATCGTGGCGCTGGGGCCGGAGCAGGGCTGGTATCGGGTCGGCCCGCTCGCGCGTGTCAACAACTGCGCGCGTTTTCAGACTCCGCTCGCCGAGCAGGAGCGACAGGACTTCGCCGCCGCCGGGGAGGGCCGTCCGCTGCAGGCTGCACTTGCGACCCATTGGGCGCGGATGATCGAGCTGCTGCACTGCGCCGAGGCGATCCGCGAGCTGCTCGCCGACCCCGATCTGCAGGGCACCGAGCTGCGTCGCGACGGCACGCTGCACACCACCGGTATCGGCGTGTTGGAGGCCCCGCGCGGGACACTCTTCCACCACTACGAGATCGATTCGGACGGACTGGTGACCCGTGCCAACCTCATCGTCTCCACCACGAACAACAACCAGGCGATGAACGAATCCATCCGCCGCGTTGCCGCCGACGATTTAAAGGGTCACGAGCTTACCGAGCCGTTGCTCAACCGCATCGAGGTGGCGATCCGGGCCTATGACCCCTGTCTGTCTTGCGCCACCCATGCGCTCGGCAAGATGCCTTTGGCGCTCGAGCTGCTCGACGCCGAAGGGCAGCGTGTTCAACGGCTGGTGCGTTCCGCCGACGGCTCGATCGCCCGTTGA
- a CDS encoding class I SAM-dependent methyltransferase, whose translation MNNRRSHIGVVDRLLFVRQFLRHPMQVASLVPSSRFLMRRVLAAAAVDRGGLVVELGPGTGGTTRAILDALPPDGRLLSIELNSHLHRLVEAIPDRRLIAHRGSACELPAVLAAHGFAAADAVVSGIPFSTMPRAVGARTAAAIAECLAADGRFVAYQASARVAELCRPHLGPPRVDTELLNFPPMRVFRWERTGG comes from the coding sequence GTGAACAACCGCAGATCCCACATCGGCGTCGTCGACCGCCTTCTGTTCGTCCGTCAGTTCCTCCGGCACCCGATGCAGGTCGCATCCTTGGTGCCCAGCTCCCGTTTCCTGATGCGCCGGGTTCTGGCCGCTGCGGCGGTGGATCGGGGGGGCCTGGTGGTGGAGCTCGGCCCCGGCACCGGCGGCACCACCCGGGCCATCCTGGATGCACTGCCGCCGGACGGGCGGCTGCTCTCCATCGAGCTGAATTCCCACTTGCACCGCTTGGTGGAAGCCATCCCGGATCGACGCCTCATCGCCCACCGCGGCAGCGCCTGCGAACTCCCGGCCGTACTCGCGGCCCACGGGTTCGCCGCCGCGGACGCCGTTGTCTCCGGCATTCCCTTCTCCACCATGCCGCGGGCCGTGGGCGCACGCACCGCAGCCGCCATCGCCGAGTGCCTGGCCGCCGACGGCCGCTTCGTCGCCTACCAGGCCAGCGCCCGGGTGGCCGAGTTGTGCCGTCCCCACCTCGGCCCCCCCCGGGTCGACACCGAGCTGCTGAATTTCCCGCCGATGCGGGTGTTCCGCTGGGAGCGGACGGGTGGTTGA
- a CDS encoding mobilization protein, translating into MSKIHFIGGEKGGVGKSVLARLLAQHHIDNNRPFTVFDTDQSHGAMLRFYGDYSRSVLLDAFEDADQLMEAALAAPQNVLVDLAAQTSAPLFRWIDQNDFLTLAADEGVGVVFWHVMDDGADGIGLLQRLIDRYGEAASYVVVQNYGRGKDFSAFRNSPARVAAEAVGARFIELPELHAATMRKVDHLAASFWAAGQSRPGGLGLMDRQRLKVWMRKANEQIASLGPVLAAQPPADSVQEWLAGALDETSPG; encoded by the coding sequence ATGAGCAAGATCCATTTCATCGGCGGCGAGAAGGGGGGCGTCGGCAAGTCGGTGCTGGCCCGCCTGCTCGCGCAGCATCATATCGACAACAACCGACCCTTTACGGTCTTCGACACCGACCAATCCCATGGGGCCATGCTCCGCTTCTACGGCGACTACTCCAGATCCGTCTTGCTCGACGCCTTCGAGGATGCCGATCAATTGATGGAGGCCGCGCTCGCAGCGCCGCAGAATGTGCTGGTGGACCTGGCCGCCCAGACCTCGGCACCCTTGTTTCGCTGGATCGATCAAAACGACTTCCTGACGCTTGCCGCCGACGAAGGGGTCGGGGTGGTCTTCTGGCATGTCATGGACGACGGCGCCGACGGCATCGGTCTGCTCCAGCGACTTATCGACCGCTACGGTGAGGCGGCCTCCTATGTCGTGGTGCAGAACTACGGTCGCGGAAAGGATTTTTCCGCGTTCCGGAACTCTCCGGCCCGTGTCGCCGCCGAGGCCGTCGGCGCCCGCTTCATCGAGCTGCCCGAGCTGCACGCGGCCACGATGCGCAAGGTCGACCACCTGGCTGCGAGCTTCTGGGCCGCCGGCCAGAGTCGACCGGGTGGGCTGGGTCTGATGGATCGTCAGCGTCTCAAGGTCTGGATGCGCAAGGCCAACGAGCAGATCGCCTCCTTGGGGCCGGTCCTCGCCGCGCAGCCGCCGGCCGATTCCGTTCAGGAGTGGTTGGCGGGCGCATTGGACGAGACATCGCCCGGCTGA